The following is a genomic window from Geminicoccus roseus DSM 18922.
GACCTGCCGGCCCGCTATGCCACCGACCGGACCGGCGCCGACACCCAGTTCGACATGGTGATGGGCGACCTGGTCGAGCTGGACGGCCGGCCCTGGCCGGGCTGCACCCGCACCCAGCTCAAGGACGCGCTGGCGGCGCTGAAAGCCGCGACCGGCCTGTCGGTGCTGGCGACCTTCGAGCAGGAGTTCCAGCTCGCACCCGCCGACCCGGCCACGCCGCCCGGCCACGCCTTCTCGTTCGAGGCGCTGCGCCGGGCGGACCCGTTCGCGCCGCGCCTGGTCGCCTCCATGGAGCAGGCCGGGATCGAGCCCGAGATGGTGCTCACCGAATATGGCGACCACCAGTTCGAGGTCACCCAGGCGCCGGCCGACGCCCTGGTGGCGGCCGACCGGGCCATCGCGACCCGGGAACTTGCGCGCGAGGTCGCCCGCGTCCTGGGCCGGCGGGCCAGCTTCGCGCCCAAGCCGGCGCGTCACGCGGTCGGCAACGGCGTGCATGTCCATTTCAGCTTCGTCGACGGGCAGGGCCGCCCGGCCATGTACGACGCAAGCGGGCCGGGCGGGCTGTCGGGAGCGGCCGGCGCGTTCTGCGCCGGGGTGCTGCGCCACCTGCCGGCGATCACCGCGTTCACCGCGCCCAGCGTGCCGTCCTACTATCGCCTGGCGCCGCACAACTGGAGCGCGTCCTACACCTGGCTCGGCCAGTGCGACCGCGAGGCGAGCCTGCGGATCTGCCCGGTGGTCACGCTCGGCGGGCGGGATCCGGCCCGGCAGTACAATGTCGAGTACCGGGCCGCCGACGCCACCGGCAATCCCTACCTGACGCTCACCGCCATCGTCCGGGCGGGCCTGGCCGGCATCACCGGCAAGCTGGCGACCCCGCCTCTGGTTAGCGGCGATCCCAGCACGATGGACGCGGCGGAGCTGGCCCGCCACGGGCTGAAGCGGCTGCCGGAATCCCTGCCGGACGCGCTGGCGGCGCTCAAGGCCGACCCGGTGGTAACCGGCTGGTTCCAGCCGAGCTTCATCGAGAGCTTTTTGGGCGTGAAGCGCGCCGAGATCGAGTTCCTGAAGGGCCGGGACGAGCCCGCGATCTGCGCGGCCTACCGGATGCTCTACTGATGCTGGACGCCTGCCGGGTGGATACCGTCAAGAGCTCGACCGACTGGCCGCCGGCGGTCTCGGTGGTCAACGAGGCCGGCGGCTCGGACGTCGTGCTGATCTGCGAGCACGCCTCCAACCACCTGCCGGCGGAGTATGGCCGGCTGGGGGTGAGCGAGGCCGACCTGCAGCGCCACATTGCCTGGGACATCGGCGCGGCCGAGGTGACCCTCGGCCTGTCCCGCGCCCTGGACGCGCCGGCCTTCCTTGGCACCTATTCGCGCCTGCTGGTCGACCTGAACCGGCCGTTCGGGGTGCCCTCCAGCATGCCCGCGCGCTCGGAGGCCACCGACATACCGGGCAACCGGGAGCTCTGCCCGGCCGAGCGGGAGCGGCGGCGCCGGCTGATGTTCCAGCCCTTCCACGACCGGATCGCCAGCTTCCTCGATGCGCGCGCCGAAACGGAACGGCCGACCCGGATCGTCACGATCCACAGCTACACCCCGGTCTTCCTGGGCGAGCGGCGGCCCTGGCATGCCGGGATCCTGTTCGAGCGCTCCGAGGCGTTCGCCCGGCAGGTGATCGAGGGCCTGGCGGAGGACCGCTCGCTCCTGATCGGCACCAACGTGCCCTACGGGATCGACCGGGCCGAGGACTATGCGATCCCGGTGCACGGCACCGACCGGGGCCACCCGGCGATCCTGGTCGAGATCCGCCACGACCTGATCGCCGACGAGCGGGGCGTGGCCGAGTGGACCGAGCGGCTGCGCGCGGTGCTGGCGTGACCGCTGGCCGGGGCCGCGGCAAGGACGCGGTCCCGGCGACGAGACGACGAGCCGCCCGCACACCGCCGGCGGCGGAACGACCAAGGGGGTGACGGAGTGTCGACCAAAGAAGCCGCGATCTCGGCCGTGCAGGCGCAGATCGATTCCGAGCGGGACTGGGTGGTCGGGCTGACCCGGGACATGGTGCGGATCCCCACGGTCAACCCGAAGTTCCAGGAGGACGCGGCCCTCAACCGCGAGGCCGACCTGCAGGCGCTGCTGGAGCCGATCCTGCGCGACGAGGGTTTTGCCACCGAGCAGTGGGACGCCCTGCCGGGCCGGCCGAACCTGGTCGGCGAGAAGGCCGGCGCGGAGGAGCGCAGCCTGATCCTGTGCGGCCATATCGACGTGGTGCCGGTGGGGGCTGCCGGCGACTGGACCGTGGACCCGTTCGGCGGCGAGGTGAAGGACGGCCGGCTGTACGGGCGCGGCTCGATCGACATGAAGGGCGGGGTCGCCGCCTGCATCGCCGCATCGCGGGCGATCCGGCAGGCCGGCATCGACCTGGTCGGCCGGCTGGCCTTCCATGCGGTGGTCGACGAGGAGGCCGGCGGCTTTGGCGCCATGGACGCGGTCAAGCGCGGCAAGCTCGCCAAGGCGGTGCTGGTCGCGGAACCGACCTGGGGTGACGTGCTGCCGGCCGAGGGCGGGCTGGAATGGGTGCGCGTCACCATCCGCGGCCGCACCGCCCATGCCGGCTGGCGCTACAACGAGATCTACCCGCAGCGCCATGAGGAAGGCCGGCTGGAGCCCGGGGTCAACGCGATCGACCTCGCCAACCGCTTCATGCAGGCGCTGCGCCACTACGAGCTGGACCGGGCGCGCGCCAAGGACCACCCGCTGGTGCCGGTCGGCCTGAACACCATCAATGTCGGGGTGATCCAGGGCGGGGCCGGGCTCGGCGGGAACGGCCTGCCGACCATCATGACCAATCCGGCGATCATCCCGGACGTGGTGGTGCTCGACCTGGACATGAAGTTCCTGCCGAACGAGAGCTCGGCGGAGGTGCGCCGGGAGTTCGAGGCCTTCGTCCACCACTTCGCCCAGACCGACGCCTGGATGCGCGGCCATCCGCCCGCGGTGCAGTGGGAACTGGGCGGGCTGCATTTCCCGGCCATGAACACGCCGGTCGACCATCCTTTGGTGACCTCGCTGGTCGAGCACCAGACCCGGCTCGGCAAGGCGCCGGAGGTCCGCGGCTTCGTCGCGGTCTGCGACGCGGCGCACTATGCCGGGGCGGGGGTCGACGGGGTGATCTTCGGCCCGTCCGGCGACGGCTTCCACGGGGTCGACGAGTATGTCGACATCGATTCGCTGGTGCGCTCGACCAAGGTGATCGCCGCCTCGGTCATCGACTGGTGCGGGGTGCGCTAGCAGCCGCATTCCGCAAAGGGCTGCAGTAGGATAGAGCAGCGGGGCTGATCGGATCGTCCCCTGTGCGGGAGCGGCATGTCGAGCATTCGCGTGCGCCTGGCCCTGGTTGTTCTGCTCGCGCTGCTCCCGGCGCTGGGCCTCACCCTTCATGGCGCCTGGCAGGACCGCGCGGAGCATCTGGAGCAGGGCGGCCAGCGGCTGCTCCAGGCGGCGCTGCTGGTCGCGGAGGAGCACGAGCAGCTGGAGGAGGGGGCCCGGCAGCTCCTCCTGGCCCTGGGCACCTCCCCAGTCCTGGAAGGCGACGACATGGCGGCCTGCCGCGAACGGCTGGCCGAGGTGCTGGCGGATGCGGCCGGACGCTACGCCAATGTCCGCCTGTTCGGCCCGAACAGCCGCATGATCTGCGACGGGCGCGGCACTGGCTGGACCGAAGGCCCGGACGGGCAGCTCTATGCCCAGGAAGCGCAGGCTGGCGGGCTGGCGATCGGCGCGCGCATGGCTGTCCATGATGCAGCCGGCCGGCCGGTGCTGCCGATCTCCATGCCGCTGGAGGCGGCGCCCGGCCAGCCGGCCAGGATCCTGGTGGCCGACCTGTCCCTGGACTGGATGGCCGCCCATGACGAGCGCCTCGAACGGCCGGAAGGAGCGGCGCTGGTGATCGAGGACACCGACGGCCATGTCCTGGTCGCCCATGGCCCGGGCAGCCGGTCCGAGGGCGCGATGCCCAGGGTCGAATCCGGAACCGGGCCACGCATCGTCTCGGCCGCAGGGCGGCTGGTCGGCCTGGCGCCGGCCGCAGGCGGCGTCCTGAAGGTGGCGGTCTCCCTGCCGGAGGCGGAGGTGACCGCGGCGGCGGACCGCGTCCTCCGGATCGAATTGGTCGCCGGCGTGCTCGCCCTCCTGCTGGGCTCGGGCCTGGCCGCGGCCTTCGCCGAGATCGCGGTGGCGCGCCGGCTGCGTGCGCTCACCCGGTTCGCCACGCGCCTGCGCGACGGCGACCTGGCGGCGCGGCCGGTGGCCGGCCAGGGCGGCGACGAACTGGAGGAACTGGCGCGCGAGCTGGGCGTCATGGCCGGCCAGCTGGAATGGCGGGTGGGCGAGCTTGCCGCCAGCGAGGCCCTGCAGCGCCACCGCGCCCGCCACGACGAGCTGACCGGCCTGCCCAACCGGCGTGGGCTGGGCGAGCGGCTGAGCGGAGAGCTCGCGGCGGCGCGGCGGCACCAGGGCGCGCTCGCCCTGCTTTTGCTGGATCTCGACCACTTCAAGGAGGTCAACGACCGGCTGGGCCATGCCACCGGCGACGCCCTGCTGGCCGCGGCCGCCAACCGGATGCGCGCGGTGCTGCGGGAGGAGGACATGGTGGCGCGGCTGGGCGGCGACGAGTTCGCGGTGCTGCTGGTCGGGCGGGGCGGGCCGTTTTCGCCCGAGACCACCGCGCAGCGCCTGGTCGAGGCGCTGGCGCGGCCCTTCTCCCTGGAGGACCAGGAGGTCCGCTCGGGCGCCAGCCTGGGCATCGCCTTGTTCCCGGAGCACGGCGCCGCTGCGCAGGAACTGTTCGTGGCGGCCGATCGGGCGCTCTATGCCGCCAAGCAGGCCGGCCGTGCCACCTGGCGGACAACGGACCGCATGATGAGCGGCAAGGCCGGCCAGCGGCAGGAGACTTCGGACCCGGCCTGAGCATGGGCCTGCTCTTAATCCCGGCCGCCGGTGGCGCTATGGACTGGTGCCGATCGAGCCACGGGAGGTCCCTGATGTATGCAGTGATGGGAGCGACGGGAAAGACCGGCGGGGCGGTGCTGGCCG
Proteins encoded in this region:
- a CDS encoding type I glutamate--ammonia ligase, with translation MADWTTTPLASIVTTDLAGITRGRPVTHERLERVATAGVGWVPANLCLTPFNTIADPNPWGSSGDLRLIPDLPARYATDRTGADTQFDMVMGDLVELDGRPWPGCTRTQLKDALAALKAATGLSVLATFEQEFQLAPADPATPPGHAFSFEALRRADPFAPRLVASMEQAGIEPEMVLTEYGDHQFEVTQAPADALVAADRAIATRELAREVARVLGRRASFAPKPARHAVGNGVHVHFSFVDGQGRPAMYDASGPGGLSGAAGAFCAGVLRHLPAITAFTAPSVPSYYRLAPHNWSASYTWLGQCDREASLRICPVVTLGGRDPARQYNVEYRAADATGNPYLTLTAIVRAGLAGITGKLATPPLVSGDPSTMDAAELARHGLKRLPESLPDALAALKADPVVTGWFQPSFIESFLGVKRAEIEFLKGRDEPAICAAYRMLY
- a CDS encoding N-formylglutamate amidohydrolase, translated to MLDACRVDTVKSSTDWPPAVSVVNEAGGSDVVLICEHASNHLPAEYGRLGVSEADLQRHIAWDIGAAEVTLGLSRALDAPAFLGTYSRLLVDLNRPFGVPSSMPARSEATDIPGNRELCPAERERRRRLMFQPFHDRIASFLDARAETERPTRIVTIHSYTPVFLGERRPWHAGILFERSEAFARQVIEGLAEDRSLLIGTNVPYGIDRAEDYAIPVHGTDRGHPAILVEIRHDLIADERGVAEWTERLRAVLA
- a CDS encoding M20 family metallopeptidase; protein product: MSTKEAAISAVQAQIDSERDWVVGLTRDMVRIPTVNPKFQEDAALNREADLQALLEPILRDEGFATEQWDALPGRPNLVGEKAGAEERSLILCGHIDVVPVGAAGDWTVDPFGGEVKDGRLYGRGSIDMKGGVAACIAASRAIRQAGIDLVGRLAFHAVVDEEAGGFGAMDAVKRGKLAKAVLVAEPTWGDVLPAEGGLEWVRVTIRGRTAHAGWRYNEIYPQRHEEGRLEPGVNAIDLANRFMQALRHYELDRARAKDHPLVPVGLNTINVGVIQGGAGLGGNGLPTIMTNPAIIPDVVVLDLDMKFLPNESSAEVRREFEAFVHHFAQTDAWMRGHPPAVQWELGGLHFPAMNTPVDHPLVTSLVEHQTRLGKAPEVRGFVAVCDAAHYAGAGVDGVIFGPSGDGFHGVDEYVDIDSLVRSTKVIAASVIDWCGVR
- a CDS encoding diguanylate cyclase domain-containing protein — protein: MSSIRVRLALVVLLALLPALGLTLHGAWQDRAEHLEQGGQRLLQAALLVAEEHEQLEEGARQLLLALGTSPVLEGDDMAACRERLAEVLADAAGRYANVRLFGPNSRMICDGRGTGWTEGPDGQLYAQEAQAGGLAIGARMAVHDAAGRPVLPISMPLEAAPGQPARILVADLSLDWMAAHDERLERPEGAALVIEDTDGHVLVAHGPGSRSEGAMPRVESGTGPRIVSAAGRLVGLAPAAGGVLKVAVSLPEAEVTAAADRVLRIELVAGVLALLLGSGLAAAFAEIAVARRLRALTRFATRLRDGDLAARPVAGQGGDELEELARELGVMAGQLEWRVGELAASEALQRHRARHDELTGLPNRRGLGERLSGELAAARRHQGALALLLLDLDHFKEVNDRLGHATGDALLAAAANRMRAVLREEDMVARLGGDEFAVLLVGRGGPFSPETTAQRLVEALARPFSLEDQEVRSGASLGIALFPEHGAAAQELFVAADRALYAAKQAGRATWRTTDRMMSGKAGQRQETSDPA